From the genome of Dioscorea cayenensis subsp. rotundata cultivar TDr96_F1 unplaced genomic scaffold, TDr96_F1_v2_PseudoChromosome.rev07_lg8_w22 25.fasta BLBR01001339.1, whole genome shotgun sequence, one region includes:
- the LOC120256209 gene encoding LOW QUALITY PROTEIN: probable glucan 1,3-alpha-glucosidase (The sequence of the model RefSeq protein was modified relative to this genomic sequence to represent the inferred CDS: deleted 1 base in 1 codon), with amino-acid sequence MASPVTQAPPLLLLLLLFVFLLTSSISAWKKDEFRNCNQTPFCKRARFRKPHSLPPFTVSDVSLSDGGLSARLVSSEVPRPLLLHLSVYHGGILRLKIDEDSSTDPPSRQRFQVPDVLLSDLNDRRLWLSRLSSSSPGFSSFYLADGFEAVLRHDPFELSIRRTGSGSDPTQDRILSLNSHGLFDFEQLRSKNDGEEWEERFRSHTDSRPYGPQSITLDVSFYDADFVYGIPEHASTSLALRPTRGPGVDDSEPYRLFNLDVFEYIHESPFGLYGSIPFMISHGERSSAGFFWLNSAEMQIDVLAPGWDDPESPVNGRIDTLWMSEAGIVDAFFFVGPGPKDVIRQYTSLTGTPSMPPEFAIAYHQCRWNYRDEEDVAAVDAGFDEHDIPYDVLWLDIEHTDGKRYFTWDRTLFPTPEEMQKKLADKGRKMVTIVDPHIKRDDSYFIHKEATEKGYYVKDASGKDYDGWCWPGSSSYLDMLNPEIREWWAEKFSLENYKGSTPTLYIWNDMNEPSVFNGPEVTMPRDAVHYGGVEHREVHNANGYFFHMATANGLLKRGGGKVRPFVLSRAFFAGSQRYGAVWTGDNSADWDQLRVSVPMTVTLGLTGIAFSGADVGGFFGNPETELLVRWYQVGAYYPFFRGHAHHDTKRREPWLFGERNTALMREAIRTRYSLLPYYYTLFREASVSGVPVMRPLWLEFPDDKEAYNNADAFMIGSSLLVQGIYEEKQKTVSVYLPGKKQSWYNLKSGVAFAAGMTHKLEVSEDGIPSFQRAGTIIPRRDRFRRSSSQMVNDPYTLVIALNSSLAAEGDLYVDDGKSYDFEQGAYIHRRFIFYNGKLSSSSIRPSNAGEKKFSSDCVIERIIFLGLPNGPKRALIETENRETDIEPGPLVLRSGSSPRALVVRKPNLRIADDWTLKIF; translated from the exons ATGGCTTCTCCGGTGACCCAAGCTCcacccctcctcctcctcctcctcctcttcgtCTTCCTCCTCACCTCCTCCATCTCCGCCTGGAAGAAGGACGAGTTCCGCAACTGCAACCAGACCCCCTTCTGCAAGCGCGCTCGCTTCCGCAAACCCCATTCCCTCCCGCCTTTCACCGTATCCGACGTATCCCTCTCCGATGGTGGCCTCTCCGCCCGTCTCGTATCCTCTGAGGTCCCCCGACCCCTCCTCCTCCACCTCTCCGTCTACCATGGCGGCATCCTCCGCCTCAAGATCGACGAGGATTCCTCCACAGATCCACCCTCCCGTCAACGATTTCAGGTTCCCGACGTTCTCCTCTCCGATCTTAACGATCGGCGC CTCTGGCTCTCCCGCCTTTCCTCCTCCTCGCCGGGCTTCTCCTCCTTCTACCTCGCCGATGGCTTCGAGGCCGTTCTCCGCCACGATCCCTTCGAGCTCTCCATCCGTCGCACTGGATCGGGCTCCGATCCGACTCAAGATCGTATCCTTTCTCTCAATTCTCATGGGCTCTTTGATTTCGAACAGCTTCGGAGCAAGAACGATGGGGAGGAGTGGGAGGAGAGGTTTAGAAGTCACACCGATTCCCGTCCCTATGGTCCCCAGTCAATCACCCTTGATGTCTCTTTCTATGATGCTGATTTCGTCTATGGGATTCCAGAGCATGCTTCTACTTCTCTTGCTCTTCGTCCGACGAGAGGTCCTGGTGTTGATGATTCGGAACCTTACAGGTTGTTCAATCTTGATGTGTTTGAGTACATTCACGAGTCTCCGTTCGGCCTCTATGGATCAATTCCATTCATGATCTCTCACGGTGAACGATCCTCAGCTGGATTCTTTTGGCTTAACTCTGCTGAAATGCAGATTGATGTTCTTGCCCCTGGATGGGATGATCCTGAATCCCCGGTTAATGGTCGGATTGAtactttgtggatgagtgaggCTGGTATTGTTGATGCCTTCTTTTTTGTTGGTCCTGGGCCGAAGGATGTGATACGGCAGTACACTAGCTTGACGGGGACACCCTCAATGCCGCCAGAGTTTGCCATTGCTTACCATCAGTGCCGCTGGAACTACCGGGATGAGGAGGATGTTGCTGCAGTTGATGCAGGTTTTGATGAGCATGACATCCCATATGATGTGCTATGGCTCGACATTGAGCACACAGATGGAAAGAGGTACTTCACTTGGGACAGGACTTTGTTCCCCACTCCGGAAGAGATGCAGAAGAAGCTGGCTGACAAGGGGAGGAAAATGGTGACTATTGTTGACCCACACATCAAGAGGGATGATTCATATTTTATACACAAGGAGGCTACTGAGAAGGGGTATTATGTAAAGGACGCTAGCGGAAAGGATTATGATGGATGGTGCTGGCCGGGTTCGTCGTCCTACCTTGATATGTTGAATCCAGAGATACGGGAGTGGTGGGCTGAGAAGTTTTCCCTGGAGAACTACAAGGGTTCCACCCCCACATTGTATATTTGGAATGATATGAATGAGCCTTCTGTCTTCAATGGCCCTGAG GTAACAATGCCTAGGGATGCTGTACATTATGGGGGTGTGGAACACAGAGAAGTGCATAATGCTAATGGATACTTCTTCCATATGGCAACTGCTAATGGGCTTTTAAAGCGTGGCGGTGGAAAAGTTAGGCCTTTTGTTCTTTCAAGGGCTTTCTTTGCTGGAAGTCAAAGGTATGGAGCAGTGTGGACTGGAGACAATTCTGCAGATTGGGATCAGCTCAGAGTTTCTGTTCCAATGACAGTAACTCTTGGCCTTACTGGCATAGCTTTCTCTG GTGCGGATGTTGGTGGGTTTTTTGGCAACCCAGAAACAGAGCTATTGGTGCGTTGGTATCAAGTTGGTGCTTACTATCCTTTCTTCAGAGGTCATGCCCATCATGATACCAAAAGGCGGGAGCCTTGGCTTTTCGG GGAACGGAACACTGCTTTAATGCGAGAGGCAATACGCACACGATACAGCTTGCTACCATACTACTATACACTGTTCAGAGAGGCAAGTGTTAGTGGTGTCCCGGTTATGCGGCCTTTGTGGCTGGAATTTCCTGATGATAAAGAAGCATATAATAATGCTGATGCTTTCATGATTGGATCAAGCCTTTTAGTCCAGGGTATTTATGAAGAG AAGCAAAAAACTGTGTCAGTTTATTTGCCTGGCAAAAAACAGTCTTGGTATAACCTGAAAAGTGGTGTTGCATTTGCTGCTGGTATGACTCATAAACTGGAAGTATCAGAAGATGGCATACCCAGTTTCCAGAGGGCTGGAACTATTATTCCCAGAAGAGACAGATTCAGGCGAAGTTCAAGTCAAATGGTGAATGATCCCTACACTCTG GTGATTGCTTTGAATAGCTCTCTTGCTGCCGAAGGGgatctttatgttgatgatggGAAAAGCTATGACTTTGAGCAAGGAGCCTACATCCATCGCCGTTTTATCTTCTATAATGGTAAGTTATCTTCATCAAGCATCCGGCCTTCCAATGCAGGTGAGAAAAAGTTCTCATCAGATTGTGTCATCGAGAGAATCATATTTCTGGGGTTACCAAACGGGCCGAAAAGAGCTCTCATTGAAACAGAAAACCGTGAAACTGACATAGAACCAGGCCCCCTTGTTCTTCGCTCCGGATCAAGCCCAAGAGCCCTTGTTGTACGAAAACCAAATTTGCGCATCGCCGATGACTGGActctcaaaattttttag